The Setaria viridis chromosome 6, Setaria_viridis_v4.0, whole genome shotgun sequence genome contains a region encoding:
- the LOC117860666 gene encoding cytosolic sulfotransferase 5, which translates to MADAPQFEKKEHSGGSEGEARDGLTQTPTTLPIREGWFLPLFRLQGCWLTPQRVESVKLVQAQFNPRPDDVLLVTYPKCGTTWLKALAFTVANRSRHPVAGGHHPLLSHNPHDLVPFLELPDRTLYLVAELEALPSPRLLCTHVPPALLPPGTLPLGCRRLVYLCRDPKDVLVSTWHHAQNARLIEFDKAFELFCEGVSVFGPIWEHCLGYWDLSVREPNNVLFLKYDEMMAQPAKHVRMLAEFLGVPFTVEEESDGVVEEVVRLCSFQNLRDLPVNSDGVVAGRIGAMPTKNSMFFRKGKVGDWENYLTEEMARKLDCIIEEKLRGSGLTFSQSVCHST; encoded by the coding sequence ATGGCTGATGCACCCCAATTCGAGAAGAAAGAACACAGCGGCGGCTCCGAGGGAGAAGCACGAGATGGCCTCACCCAGACGCCCACCACCCTCCCTATAAGAGAAGGGTGGTTCCTGCCGCTCTTCCGCCTGCAGGGCTGCTGGCTGACACCGCAGCGAGTCGAGAGCGTGAAGCTGGTGCAAGCCCAGTTCAACCCCCGCCCGGACGACGTCCTCCTCGTCACGTACCCCAAGTGCGGCACCACCTGGCTCAAGGCCCTCGCCTTCACCGTCGCCAACCGCTCCCGccaccccgtcgccggcggccaccacccGCTGCTCAGCCACAACCCCCACGACCTCGTGCCGTTCCTCGAGCTCCCCGACCGGACCCTCTACCTGGTAGCGGAGCTCGAGGCGCTCCCCTCTCCGAGGCTGCTGTGCACGCACGTcccgccggcgctgctgccCCCAGGCACGCTGCCTCTCGGCTGCCGACGACTCGTGTACCTGTGCCGGGACCCAAAGGACGTGCTCGTGTCCACGTGGCACCACGCGCAAAACGCGCGGCTCATAGAGTTCGACAAGGCCTTTGAGTTGTTCTGCGAGGGGGTTTCCGTGTTCGGGCCTATCTGGGAGCACTGCCTAGGGTACTGGGATCTAAGCGTGAGAGAGCCCAACAATGTTCTCTTCCTCAAGTACGACGAGATGATGGCTCAACCTGCGAAGCACGTCAGGATGCTCGCCGAGTTCCTCGGCGTTCCCTTCACCGTCGAGGAGGAGAGCGACGGGgtcgtggaggaggtggtgaggCTGTGCAGCTTCCAGAACCTCAGGGACCTGCCGGTGAACTCCGATGGGGTGGTGGCTGGTCGGATCGGTGCCATGCCGACCAAGAACTCCATGTTTTTCAGGAAGGGAAAGGTAGGGGATTGGGAGAACTACCTCACTGAGGAGATGGCTCGCAAGCTGGATTGCATCATTGAGGAGAAACTCAGAGGATCCGGCCTAACCTTTTCACAATCTGTTTGTCATAGTACTTAA